Part of the Aquimarina sp. TRL1 genome, CAAATTCGAGTTTTATACTTCTAGGTTGGGAATAGGATATAAGGATATAGTTCCTTTTTATAATAGAGATATTAAGGATAATAAGAAAGTGACATTGAAGATGCTCCACTTTTTTATCAATACAGGAATAAGAGATACCGCATATTATTGGAATGAATTAGTAAAGTGTTTAAAAGTATATGTCAAACTGAAGAAAGTATGTCCCAGTCTGGATAGTTTGAATATAGGTGGAGGATTTCCTGTAAAAAACTCCCTGGCTTTTGAGTACGATTATCAATATATGGTAGATGAGATTATTAATCAAATAAATATTACCTGTGCAAAAGCAGGGGTTGAAGTTCCTAATATTTTTACAGAATTTGGAAGTTTTACAGTAGGAGAGAGTGGAGGTGCTATCTATCAGATACTGCATCAAAAACAACAGAATGATCGTGAAAAATGGAACCTGATTAACTCTTCTTTTATTACTACGCTGCCAGATACCTGGGCAATTAGCAAACGTTTTGTGATGCTGGCAATAAACCGATGGAATGATGAATATGAGCGGGTACTGTTAGGAGGGCTTACTTGTGATAGTGATGATTATTATAATAGTGAACAACATATGAATGCTATTTATCTTCCCAAGTTTAAGAAGAATAAGCCACTTTATATAGGTTTTTTTAATACGGGAGCATATCAAGAGAGTATAGGAGGATATGGAGGATTGCAGCACTGTTTGATTCCCCAGCCAAAACATATTTTGATTGATAAAGATGAAGAAGGTAACATCGTTACCTCGCTATTTAGCAGACAGCAGAAAGGAGAAGATTTACTAAAAATACTAGGTTACAATGAGTAAAAATAATTATGCAGGCATACCAGATGAGTATGCTAGGTTAGATAATGCAAAAATCGTTTTGATTCCTGTACCGTATGATGGAACAAGTACATGGCAAAAAGGAGCAGATAAAGGACCAGATGCTTTTTTGGAAGCCTCTGAAAACATGGAATTGTATGATATAGAAACAGATACGGAAGTGTATAAGCATGGGGTATATCTGGCAGAACCTGTAACCGAATCTAGTTCTCCGGAGCAGATGGTGGAAGAAGTGCATCGTATTACTAAAAAGTATATTAAGAAAAATAAATTTGTTACAGTGTTTGGAGGGGAGCATTCCATCTCTATCGGAACAATCAGAGCCTTTGATGAATGTTTTGAGAATATCTCCGTATTGCATATAGATGCGCATGCGGATCTGAGACCAGAATATGAAGGAACAGCTTGTAATCATGCTTGTGCAGTATATGAAGCTAGTCAAAAAACAAATTTGATCCAGGTTGGTATTCGGAGTATGGATAGCATTGAGAAGACAGTAATGAATACAGAAAAAACATATTTTGCTCATGAGATGGTCGCTGATGAGTATTGGATGGATAAGGTGGTGGATCAATTGACAGATAATGTGTTTATCACCTTTGATTTAGATGCTTTTGACCCTTCAATTATGCCATCCACAGGAACCCCGGAACCAGGAGGGTTATTCTGGTATGAGACAATGGAGTTTTTGCAAATGGTGTTTAAAGAAAAAAATGTAGTTGGGTTTGATATTGTAGAACTATGTCCTAACGAAAAAGAAAAGTCCTCTGATTTTTTAGCAGCTAAATTGTATTATAAAATGCTTAGCTATAAGTTCAAAGAAGAGGCAGTTAATCAGGAGTATGAAGGTGCTCAGAAATAAATAGTAAATAAAATTGACCAACAAATGAATACAAAAGGAGCAATATCCAATTTTATAGAGAAATATTATCTACACTTTAATGCAGCTACTGTCGTCGATGCAGCCAAGGCATATGAAGATCAGTTGAATAAAGGAAGTAAAATGCTGGTGTCCCTTGCAGGAGCTATGAGTACTGCTGAATTAGGAAAAATCTTTTCAGATATTATTAGAGAAGATAAAGTGCATATTATTTCCTGTACGGGAGCTAATCTCGAAGAAGATATCATGAATCTGGTGGCACACTCGCATTATAAAAGAGTACCTAATTACAGAGATCTTACCCCACAAGAAGAATGGGAGTTATTAGAGAAAGGACTGAATAGGGTAACAGATACTTGTATTCCTGAAGAAGAGGCATTTAGAAGGTTGCAAAAACATATATTCAAAATCTGGAAAGATGCCGAAGAGAAAGAAGAACGTTATTTTCCTCATGAATTTATGTATAAGCTGCTATTATCTGGAGTTCTGGAAGAATATTATGAAATAGATATAAAAGATTCTTGGATGTATGCAGCAGCAGAGAAGAACCTACCAATTGTAGTCCCCGGATGGGAAGATAGTACTATGGGGAATATTTTTGCATCCTATGTGCTAAAAGGAGAGTTAAAAGCTAGTACGATGAAATCAGGAATAGAATATATGGCATTCCTGGCAGACTGGTATACGGAAAATTCTAAAGAAGGGATTGGTTTTTTTCAAATAGGAGGAGGAATTGCTGGGGATTTCCCTATTTGTGTGGTGCCAATGTTGTATCAGGATATGGAAAGAACGGATACCCCATTCTGGAGTTATTTTTGTCAGATTTCAGATTCTACAACTAGTTACGGGTCGTATTCAGGAGCGGTTCCCAATGAAAAAATCACCTGGGGGAAGCTCGATATTGATACGCCAAAGTTTATCAT contains:
- a CDS encoding arginine decarboxylase, encoding MNTKYINLIDQTFYFPQEEFNLKGDQLTFHDINLMQLIEKYGAPLKFTYLPKISENINKAKKWFAAAIEKHQYQGNYNYCYCTKSSHFEYVLNEVMKNEVHIETSSAFDINIVENLKKNGKITNDTYVICNGFKREEYIHNIARLINEGHQNCIPIIDNYEEVDLLSEEINKNYEIGIRIASEEEPKFEFYTSRLGIGYKDIVPFYNRDIKDNKKVTLKMLHFFINTGIRDTAYYWNELVKCLKVYVKLKKVCPSLDSLNIGGGFPVKNSLAFEYDYQYMVDEIINQINITCAKAGVEVPNIFTEFGSFTVGESGGAIYQILHQKQQNDREKWNLINSSFITTLPDTWAISKRFVMLAINRWNDEYERVLLGGLTCDSDDYYNSEQHMNAIYLPKFKKNKPLYIGFFNTGAYQESIGGYGGLQHCLIPQPKHILIDKDEEGNIVTSLFSRQQKGEDLLKILGYNE
- a CDS encoding deoxyhypusine synthase family protein, which produces MNTKGAISNFIEKYYLHFNAATVVDAAKAYEDQLNKGSKMLVSLAGAMSTAELGKIFSDIIREDKVHIISCTGANLEEDIMNLVAHSHYKRVPNYRDLTPQEEWELLEKGLNRVTDTCIPEEEAFRRLQKHIFKIWKDAEEKEERYFPHEFMYKLLLSGVLEEYYEIDIKDSWMYAAAEKNLPIVVPGWEDSTMGNIFASYVLKGELKASTMKSGIEYMAFLADWYTENSKEGIGFFQIGGGIAGDFPICVVPMLYQDMERTDTPFWSYFCQISDSTTSYGSYSGAVPNEKITWGKLDIDTPKFIIESDATIVAPLIFAYLLDM
- the speB gene encoding agmatinase; this encodes MSKNNYAGIPDEYARLDNAKIVLIPVPYDGTSTWQKGADKGPDAFLEASENMELYDIETDTEVYKHGVYLAEPVTESSSPEQMVEEVHRITKKYIKKNKFVTVFGGEHSISIGTIRAFDECFENISVLHIDAHADLRPEYEGTACNHACAVYEASQKTNLIQVGIRSMDSIEKTVMNTEKTYFAHEMVADEYWMDKVVDQLTDNVFITFDLDAFDPSIMPSTGTPEPGGLFWYETMEFLQMVFKEKNVVGFDIVELCPNEKEKSSDFLAAKLYYKMLSYKFKEEAVNQEYEGAQK